Proteins from a genomic interval of Phyllopteryx taeniolatus isolate TA_2022b chromosome 3, UOR_Ptae_1.2, whole genome shotgun sequence:
- the thbs4a gene encoding thrombospondin-4a, with amino-acid sequence MGVWPGVLALSLVLQQLAITATAQGVVYDLLVSPDCLPDLLQGSLKNQGRDEAFLLSSFKLQNKAPTSLYSVINPKDNSKYLELNVQAKLSKVTLRYQKADGRYGTTSFNHASLADGNDHHVLLHASGLQRGPARLNIYVDCRLVHTLDDLPAAFGSIPRGPNSVALRTLQGGVTDMKLVLDDTIDNVATLQDCTLDQSEPLKLLSFQAGTAVQEQTTMQELRSMLAEMKEMLNQQIKETNFLRNTITECLPCGLGGSPTNPGPPPGPGQYEMPPFCPPGTCFRQDMCIPSSTGGYQCAPCPDGYGGDGVHCDDIDECQFNPCFPGVRCENTAPGFRCGKCPLGYDGPQINGVGVSYAQANKQVCEDTDECLSPPDSGGCTANSHCYNTIGSFRCGDCKNGFRGDQASGCQGTRLCPNGQPNPCDANAECVVQRDGSISCVCGVGWAGNGYNCGKDTDIDAYPDDNLNCPGNNCNKDNCVFVPNSGQEDADRDGMGDACDEDADSDGIINIDDNCWLVPNVDQKNSDKDLHGDACDNCRTVENPSQRDTDNDGLGDDCDDDMDGDNLKNDVDNCPRVANSEQKDKDNDGVGDACDSCPNMANPNQSDSDDDLVGDTCDDNIDTDGDGHQNTKDNCPNVINSSQLDTDKDGMGDECDDDDDNDGVKDDEDNCRLVANLDQKDSDNDNVGDACEGDFDKDNVIDVVDHCPENAEVTLTDFRAYQTVVLDPEGDSQIDPNWVVLNQGMEIVQTMNSDPGLAVGYTAFSGVDFEGTFHVNTVTDDDYAGFIFGYQDSSSFYVVMWKQTEQTYWQAAPFRAVAEPGIQLKAVKSKTGPGEYLRNSLWHTGDTPEQVRLLWKDPRNVGWKDKVSYRWFLQHRPQVGYIRARFFEGSDLVADTGVILDTSMRGGRLGVFCFSQENIIWSNLKYRCNDTIPDDYDEFSAQNTN; translated from the exons TGTATGACCTTCTGGTGTCGCCGGACTGCCTGCCGGACTTGCTCCAAGGAAGCTTGAAGAATCAAGGGCGGGACGAGGCCTTCCTGCTGTCCTCCTTCAAACTCCAAAACAAGGCCCCCACATCCCTTTACAGCGTCATTAACCCCAAAGACAACAGCAAGTACCTGGAGCTCAACGTGCAGGCCAAGCTGAGCAAAG TCACTCTGAGGTACCAGAAGGCTGACGGCAGATACGGCACAACCAGTTTTAACCACGCCTCCCTGGCCGATGGCAACGACCACCACGTGCTGCTGCACGCGAGCGGTCTGCAACGCGGCCCCGCTCGCCTCAACATCTATGTGGACTGCAGGCTGGTGCACACTCTGGATGACCTGCCAGCTGCCTTCGGGTCCATCCCGCGCGGTCCGAACTCAGTTGCACTTCGGACGCTGCAG GGTGGCGTGACCGACATGAAACTGGTGCTCGACGACACCATAGACAACGTGGCGACACTGCAGGACTGCACCCTGGATCAGAGTGAACCTCTGAAGCTGCTGA GTTTCCAGGCAGGCACAGCCGTTCAGGAGCAGACCACGATGCAGGAATTAAGAAGCATGCTGGCCGAGATGAAGGAGATGCTCAATCAGCAG ATAAAAGAGACCAATTTTCTGAGGAACACCATCACAGAGTGTCTTCCTTGTG GTCTGGGTGGAAGTCCAACCAACCCAGGACCACCTCCGGGCCCAGGCCAGTACGAAATGCCTCCTTTCTGTCCACCTGGAACGTGTTTCCGACAGGACATGTGCATTCCCTCTTCAACGGGAGGATACCAGTGTGCTCCCTGTCCTGATGGATATGGTGGAGACGGGGTTCACTGCGATGACATTGACGAG TGCCAATTCAATCCATGCTTTCCTGGTGTGAGGTGTGAGAACACCGCACCCGGGTTCCGGTGTGGCAAATGTCCTTTGGGATACGATGGACCGCAAATAAACGGAGTCGGAGTGTCATATGCTCAAGCAAACAAACAG GTGTGCGAGGATACAGATGAGTGCCTGAGCCCGCCTGACTCCGGAGGTTGCACTGCCAACTCCCATTGCTACAACACTATA GGCTCCTTCCGCTGTGGAGACTGCAAAAACGGCTTCAGAGGGGACCAGGCGAGCGGCTGCCAGGGCACCAGGCTCTGTCCCAACGGTCAGCCCAACCCATGCGACGCCAACGCCGAGTGTGTTGTGCAGAGAGACGGCAGTATTAGCTGTGTG tgtggtGTTGGTTGGGCAGGCAATGGCTATAACTGCGGAAAGGACACTGATATTGATGCGTATCCTGACGATAATCTTAACTGCCCAGGAAACAACTGTAATAAG GACAACTGTGTGTTTGTTCCAAATTCTGGCCAGGAGGATGCCGACAGAGACGGGATGGGCGACGCCTGTGATGAGGATGCAGACAGCGATGGCATCATTAACATAGAC GACAACTGCTGGCTGGTTCCTAATGTGGACCAGAAGAACAGCGATAAGGATCTCCATGGCGACGCCTGTGACAACTGCAGAACAGTGGAAAATCCATCCCAGAGAGACACAGACAACGACGGGCTGGGAGACGACTGTGATGACGACATGGACGGGGACA ATTTGAAGAATGATGTGGACAATTGCCCACGAGTGGCTAACTCGGAGCAGAAAGACAAAGACAATGACGGCGTGGGAGATGCCTGTGACAGCTGTCCTAACATGGCTAATCCCAACCAG TCAGACTCGGACGATGACCTTGTAGGAGATACTTGTGATGACAACATCGACAC TGATGGAGACGGCCATCAGAACACAAAAGACAACTGTCCCAATGTCATCAACTCCTCTCAGTTGGACACGGACAAGGACGGCATG GGAGACGAAtgcgatgacgacgacgacaacgacGGTGTCAAGGACGACGAGGACAACTGTAGATTGGTAGCCAACCTAGACCAAAAGGACTcggata ACGACAACGTGGGGGACGCGTGCGAAGGCGACTTTGACAAAGACAACGTCATCGATGTCGTCGACCACTGCCCAGAAAATGCAGAGGTCACCCTGACGGATTTCAGAGCCTATCAAACCGTGGTCCTGGATCCGGAAGGGGACTCGCAGATCGATCCCAACTGGGTGGTTCTCAACCAG GGGATGGAGATAGTCCAGACCATGAACTCTGACCCCGGCCTAGCCGTAG GCTACACAGCCTTCAGTGGCGTGGACTTTGAGGGAACGTTTCACGTCAACACTGTGACTGACGACGACTACGCCGGCTTCATCTTCGGTTACCAGGACTCCTCTTCCTTCTACGTGGTCATGTGGAAACAGACGGAGCAGACCTACTGGCAGGCCGCGCCCTTCCGAGCTGTGGCCGAGCCAGGAATACAACTGAAG GCGGTGAAGTCCAAAACGGGACCTGGTGAGTATCTGAGGAACTCCCTGTGGCACACCGGAGATACTCCAGAGCAAGTTCGTCTCCTGTGGAAAGATCCCAGGAATGTGGGATGGAAGGACAAAGTGTCCTACCGCTGGTTTCTCCAGCATAGACCTCAAGTCGGATACATCAG GGCTCGCTTCTTCGAGGGCTCCGATCTGGTGGCGGACACGGGTGTGATCCTTGACACCAGCATGAGAGGAGGAAGGCTGGGCGTCTTCTGCTTCTCCCAGGAAAACATCATCTGGTCCAATCTGAAGTACAGATGCAATG ACACCATTCCTGATGACTATGACGAGTTCAGTGCCCAAAACACCAACTGA